DNA sequence from the Bacteroidales bacterium genome:
TTTTTGTATATCTGAGTCTGTTTTTTGTAAAACGTTGGAATCCGGAATTTTTTTCGATTCTTCCTTTATCTCGTCAGTTTCAGCTTCAATCTTTCTGTTTACCAGAAAGTTCATCAGAAAATTTATTGGCTTACTTCCTGCACCAATTATTATTCCAGTAAAAATATATTCAAAGGTAGAATGTGAATTCGGAAATTCCGTTTCTGTATAATACCTGAAAAATTCCCAGATTGAGAAATTAAGAGCTCTGCATACAAAAATTGCAATTAGTGTTCCAAGTATTTGCATCCAGAATTCTTTAATAATTACATTGTTTTCCTTGTATTTAATGTATCGCTCATTATCATCAAGGATGTGTTGTAAAGGTCTGATAAGTAAAAGATCAAAACATGAACTTTTTTGCTTTTCTTCAGGTAAAGCAGGATTAAACGCAACTTCACAGGGATCTTTATCAACAACAGTTTGATTGAGAATTATTTTATCTTCCTCAATGGCTTGTTTTTCCCTTCTCAATTGTTCCTGCAATTTTTCTACTTGCGTATATCTGTTTGAATACTGAAAAAGGAACATTCGGTTTATTGCCAGATTCAAAAAACTTAAGATGCGTTCAATCAAAAGCGAAGCACCAAGGATTGCTGCAAGCTTTACTATAAGCTTATATAATAAAATGTTTTCATCCATAATTGATATTGTTTATGTATTTAAATCTTGTTCATAGCATTAATGAATGCCAACATCTGAATATATCGATGAGTAGATATATTTCTCTTATATGATAAACCCAAATATTATTTAACTTGTTTTGTTATAGTTAGTTATATAATTTATTTATTATTATTAATAATATTCAAATCCCCGGCAGGCAGGACAAACTGCACTGTTGTTTTATTTAATATTTTTCGTTTCACCTGCCTGCCGCCAGGCAGGTATTTGCACTTTCCGCCCGCTTGAATTTATAGCATGTTGGGCATAGTACATTATTGTTCATTTATTTGATATGTTAAGTCATCTAAATCAAAATCATTAATATTTTCCTTTTGTGCCGGCTCTATCCTTAAAAAAATACTGCCATCATCATTTAACCAGGCACCATAACTATATTCTTTATTAGGTCTTAATAAAATTTCTTTTTTAACATTGAAGAAACCTGAATATTCAGGCTGTTTATCCGATGTTTTTAAGGGAATCTTTTGTAACATTATTTGAAATGAATCAAAATCAGAAAAAATTTCATTGTCATTTTTATAGAATTTAGGATACTGTTCTTTTAATTTTTCTCTTAATTTCCCACTTGTATGATAATTTATTATTCGCCTATTTTCGTTGCGTTCAATCCAAATTAGGTTCATATCATGTAATAGATTAAGTCGTTGCCAAATAACATTTGAATATTCATTATTTAAGTTCATCCCTTGAAAAACTTGCCTAACGACTTCTTTTTTTGTTTTGCACTTGGTAATAATTATCAATAATTCAAGTTCTTTTTCATTTAGCTTATTCCATTCTTGTGTTATAACCGTTGAATCCAGCCTATTAATAATTTCATCCCTATCCGCAACAGTTTTCAATAATTTAAAACCATTCTTACACTCATGACAAAGACATTTACTGTCAAAATATAAATTCTCAAAGTTAACATCTGAGCGAACATGGTAAGTTTTAATTTCCTTTTGGCAATTTTCACAAAAAAATTTCAGGGAGCTATTTATCTTAACCAGATATATTACTTTAGGTACAGAAATCTTATTTTCCTTCGCAATATCTTTGACTAATGTTTTGTACTTAAATTCATCTCTGTCAAAATCCCAGTACTTATTGCAAATATTTACAATTTGAGAATTATCCGTTTTAATATCTAATTGTGCTGATTTTTGTTCCATTTTATCTTGTATTATGCCCAACATCTGAATATATCAAAGAGTAAATACATTTCTTTTATACAATAAATCCAAATATTTTTTATTATTAATCATATTCAAATCCCTGTTAAAACCTCATTTCTACTTTGGTGTGATGCCAACTTTTGTTGTTACGCCAAACAGATCCTGATTATCAATTGACTTATAGGGAGATCTCCTGATTAAATTCATCTCCTCAAGCTTGTATATTGCATCATTTACATTAATGCTTATCATTTTTGATTTTGTTATTATAGTTGACAATTTCCTCCAGTTAAATTGAGATTCATTTATGGTTTTATATACTTTTTCCAAACTAGTGTCAACCGGCATTTCTTCAATATTTTTAATTGGCCAGCTATTTTCTTTCAGTTTCAAATAATATTGCGTTTTAATTGTTTCTCCGTTTGTTTTTATTATTTCTATCAGAATATTAAAACTGCCCCATCCGTTTGAATAAAGTGTAAATTTTTCATTTCTGTTGGAAACTATCCTTTCAGGATTTGAAAATGTTGGGTGAAGGGTATATTTTATATGTTTGATTTCATTAAGTTTTTTCTTATCTTCATCAAGAAAAATACACCAATCATAGCGGGAGTCGGGTACTTTATCGCTTTTAGCTATCCTTGAAAAGCTGTTAAATTTATATTTAGTCATAATTTAAATTTAATTTTTCGGTTTCTAAATACTCAAGATTTCTTGTTCTGTCATACATATAAAATGGGCCTACTCTCCATTTATTACCATTTTGTTCTTTTAA
Encoded proteins:
- a CDS encoding N-acetylmuramoyl-L-alanine amidase, whose amino-acid sequence is MDENILLYKLIVKLAAILGASLLIERILSFLNLAINRMFLFQYSNRYTQVEKLQEQLRREKQAIEEDKIILNQTVVDKDPCEVAFNPALPEEKQKSSCFDLLLIRPLQHILDDNERYIKYKENNVIIKEFWMQILGTLIAIFVCRALNFSIWEFFRYYTETEFPNSHSTFEYIFTGIIIGAGSKPINFLMNFLVNRKIEAETDEIKEESKKIPDSNVLQKTDSDIQKEVSPTTKEIEPETIEDLVGFEYDGGNKPDRLENTHKYTRTIDLIVYHHTAMHSDAPFEEVVKEFDRKGWLTGYNCVVFKDGTIRVLCRWDRFGNHAKPHNSHSFGIAFQGNFEPNPNIPFSNPNGDLGLMIPSGKQLLAAARVIAMYALLQNIPFTFPESFEPGDAVKGIIPHHLIADKACPGGNFPHDEFKESITNYYNNWKDNAGFKKALELFKKKPMVIA